The Aequorivita sublithincola DSM 14238 genome window below encodes:
- a CDS encoding heme ABC transporter ATP-binding protein — MIQANNITFKIGKKTILKDISINFEPGKINLILGPNGAGKSTLVKVICNQLKPQDGMVFYEGIDIKNTSVAELAKVRAVLSQNTELAFPLKVKEVVTMGRYPHFSVNPTSKDEQAIQEAMQFFDVEEMADRDYLTLSGGEKQRVHFARVVSQIWYPSENGCRYLILDEPLTFLDVHYQFQFMHKLSELLKQQDLVIVGVVHDLNLAAKFADHLVLLNNGELLASGTKEEVLNKENMKTAYRLEPVIHNDERGMYLFFE, encoded by the coding sequence ATGATACAAGCAAACAACATAACATTCAAAATTGGAAAAAAAACTATTCTAAAAGATATTTCGATAAACTTTGAACCTGGCAAAATAAACCTCATTCTCGGGCCCAATGGGGCAGGAAAATCTACGCTTGTAAAGGTTATTTGCAACCAATTGAAACCTCAAGACGGAATGGTTTTTTATGAAGGAATTGACATTAAAAACACTTCTGTAGCAGAACTGGCCAAAGTGCGCGCTGTACTTTCACAAAATACCGAGCTTGCTTTTCCTTTAAAAGTAAAAGAAGTGGTAACAATGGGACGTTACCCACATTTTTCAGTAAATCCAACTTCAAAAGACGAACAGGCAATACAAGAAGCAATGCAGTTTTTTGATGTGGAAGAAATGGCAGATCGAGATTATCTAACCTTAAGCGGTGGCGAAAAACAACGTGTTCACTTTGCGCGTGTGGTTTCGCAAATATGGTATCCTTCAGAAAATGGTTGCCGATATTTAATTTTGGACGAGCCACTTACTTTTCTGGATGTGCATTATCAATTTCAGTTTATGCATAAATTGAGTGAGCTTCTAAAGCAACAAGACTTGGTAATTGTTGGCGTAGTGCACGATCTTAACCTCGCCGCCAAATTCGCAGACCATCTAGTATTGCTTAACAATGGCGAACTTTTAGCATCTGGCACCAAAGAAGAAGTACTCAACAAAGAAAACATGAAAACCGCCTACCGTTTGGAGCCTGTGATCCATAATGATGAGCGTGGGATGTATTTGTTTTTTGAGTAA